Proteins encoded together in one Camelina sativa cultivar DH55 chromosome 9, Cs, whole genome shotgun sequence window:
- the LOC104713270 gene encoding uncharacterized protein At1g76070-like, producing the protein MDSKHHTSTSKPKTKNKLLQMLPKAMSFGHRVPPFSPGRDLHHNHHSNTASNKMFFSGPMVPLVPNAARVRRNKNDGVWDEPTSPKVSCIGQIKLGKSSNKCPTGKKNKATAASLIPKVSKTSSSLTKEDDKGRVSKIKRFFSFSSANTASRKSHPTAVSAADEHPVTVVSTAAAVPSLGQMKKFASSREGLGGFDWAAEMKLGEESPADHHRGYYSDDDTRGGNLRDDDDDDEDDIIIPFSAPLGLNLKPKKEVNLWKRRTMDPPKPLHLQTT; encoded by the coding sequence ATGGACAGTAAACACCATACTTCGACTTCAAAACCTAAGACCAAGAACAAGCTCTTGCAGATGCTTCCCAAAGCTATGTCGTTCGGACATCGAGTTCCACCGTTTAGTCCAGGAAGAGATCTCCACCACAACCATCACAGTAACACGGCGTCTAACAAAATGTTTTTCTCTGGTCCTATGGTTCCTTTGGTTCCTAACGCGGCTAGGgttagaagaaacaaaaacgacGGCGTTTGGGACGAACCTACTTCACCTAAAGTCTCTTGCATCGGCCAGATCAAGCTTGGTAAGTCGTCTAATAAATGCCCAACCGGTAAAAAGAACAAAGCCACTGCTGCGTCCCTGATACCTAAAGTCTCTAAAACGTCGTCTTCCTTGACCAAAGAAGATGATAAAGGTCGTGTTTCGAAGATCAAACGTTTCTTCTCGTTCTCGTCGGCGAACACCGCATCAAGAAAATCTCATCCCACCGCCGTCTCCGCCGCGGATGAACACCCTGTCACGGTGGTTTCCACGGCGGCGGCCGTGCCTTCGTTAGGTCAGATGAAGAAATTCGCAAGCAGCCGTGAAGGTTTAGGTGGATTTGATTGGGCGGCTGAGATGAAACTTGGAGAAGAATCGCCGGCTGATCATCACCGTGGTTACTATTCCGACGACGACACGAGAGGAGGTAACTTGAGAgacgatgatgacgacgacgaagacgacATAATAATCCCGTTCTCAGCTCCGTTAGGGTTAAACttaaaaccaaagaaagaagttAACTTGTGGAAGAGAAGAACCATGGATCCACCTAAACCACTTCATCTTCAAACCACTTAG
- the LOC104713271 gene encoding thioredoxin-like protein CDSP32, chloroplastic: MATVANFLAKPIATVVPRPSSAVASTSSFVFFNHNKTNSLFRRQTLPRKLFSAVKVKAGAAPPGKVGTPPAKDDKLLKIHSGEEFDEALKNAKTKLVVAEFATSKSDHSNKIYPFMVELSRTCNDVVFLLVMGDESDKTRELCRREKIEKVPHFSFYKSMEKIHEEEGVEPDQLMGDVLYYGDNHSAVVQLHGRPDVEKLIEDNRVGGKLIVLDVGLKHCGPCVKVYPTVLKLSRSMAETVVFARMNGDENDSCMEFLKDMDVIEVPTFLFIKDGEIRGRYVGSGKGELIGEILRYSGVRVTY; the protein is encoded by the exons ATGGCCACCGTCGCTAACTTCTTAGCCAAACCAATCGCCACCGTAGTCCCACGGCCGTCCTCCGCCGTTGCTTCCACCTCATCCTTCGTTTTCTTCAACCACAATAAAACCAACTCTCTGTTCCGCAGGCAAACCCTCCCGAGAAAACTATTCTCCGCCGTGAAAGTAAAGGCCGGAGCGGCGCCTCCGGGAAAGGTTGGTACACCGCCGGCGAAAGACGATAAGCTGCTGAAGATTCACAGCGGAGAGGAGTTCGACGAGGCGTTGAAAAATGCGAAGACCAAACTTGTGGTTGCGGAGTTCGCTACGAGTAAGAGTGATCATAGTAACAAGATATACCCCTTTATGGTGGAGCTGAGCAGGACCTgtaacgacgtcgttttcttGCTCGTTATGGGTGATGAATCTGACAAGACCAGAGAGCTTTGTCGGAGAGAGAAGATTGAGAAAGTTCCTCACTTCAGCTTTTATAAGAGCATGGAGAAGATACACGAGGAAGAAG GTGTTGAACCGGACCAGTTAATGGGTGATGTGCTATACTATGGTGATAACCACTCGGCGGTGGTTCAGCTACACGGTCGACCTGACGTAGAGAAGCTGATTGAAGATAATCGTGTGGGAGGGAAGCTGATCGTGCTTGACGTTGGACTGAAACACTGTGGTCCTTGTGTCAAGGTGTATCCGACAGTGCTGAAACTGTCCCGGTCGATGGCGGAGACAGTAGTGTTCGCTAGAATGAACGGTGATGAGAACGATAGTTGTATGGAGTTTCTCAAGGACATGGACGTTATCGAAGTTCCCACTTTCTTGTTCATCAAAGACGGCGAGATTCGTGGTCGTTATGTTGGTTCAGGTAAAGGAGAACTCATCGGTGAGATCCTCCGGTACTCAGGCGTTCGTGTCACGTATTAA
- the LOC104713272 gene encoding 24-methylenesterol C-methyltransferase 3-like — MVDSVALFCTAGLVAGALYWFICILGPAERKGKRASDLSGGSISAEKVRDNYDQYWSFFRRPKEIETAEKVPDFVDTFYNLVTDIYEWGWGQSFHFSPHIPGKSDKDATRIHEEMAVDLINVKPGQKILDAGCGVGGPMRAIAAHSKAQVTGITINEYQVQRAKLHNKKAGLDSLCNVVCGNFLKMPFDENTFDGAYSIEATCHAPKLEEVYSEIFRVMKPGALFVSYEWVTTEKYRDDDEEHKDVIQGIERGDALPGLRSYKDIAATAIKVGFEVVKEKDLAKPPSKPWWNRLKMGRLAYWRNHVVVVILSALGVAPKGTVDVHDMLFKTADYLTRGGETGIFSPMHMILCRKPEKASE, encoded by the coding sequence ATGGTGGACTCGGTTGCACTCTTTTGCACCGCCGGTCTCGTAGCCGGTGCCCTCTACTGGTTCATCTGCATCTTAGGTCCAGCAGAACGAAAGGGAAAACGAGCATCAGACCTCTCCGGAGGATCAATCTCCGCGGAGAAAGTCAGAGACAACTACGACCAATACTGGTCATTCTTCCGGCGACCAAAAGAGATCGAAACCGCCGAGAAAGTTCCAGACTTCGTGGACACATTCTACAACCTCGTCACAGACATCTACGAGTGGGGATGGGGACAATCTTTCCACTTCTCACCACATATCCCAGGGAAATCTGACAAAGACGCCACAAGAATCCACGAAGAGATGGCCGTCGATCTCATCAACGTGAAACCTGGACAAAAGATCCTCGACGCAGGCTGTGGTGTAGGTGGGCCGATGAGAGCCATCGCGGCCCATTCAAAGGCCCAAGTCACTGGGATCACCATCAACGAGTACCAAGTGCAACGAGCCAAGCTACACAACAAGAAAGCTGGGCTTGACTCTCTATGCAACGTCGTCTGCGGTAACTTTTTAAAGATGCCCTTCGACGAAAACACGTTCGACGGTGCTTACTCGATCGAAGCCACGTGTCACGCTCCTAAACTCGAAGAAGTCTACTCAGAGATCTTCAGAGTGATGAAACCGGGAGCTTTGTTCGTGTCCTACGAATGGGTCACAACAGAGAAATACAGAGACGATGACGAAGAACACAAGGACGTGATCCAAGGGATCGAGAGAGGAGACGCGCTTCCTGGACTGAGAAGCTACAAAGATATAGCAGCGACGGCGATAAAAGTTGGGTTCGAGGTAGTGAAGGAGAAAGATTTGGCTAAACCACCGTCGAAACCGTGGTGGAACCGGTTAAAGATGGGAAGGCTTGCCTACTGGAGAAACCATGTTGTGGTTGTGATTCTTTCAGCTCTTGGTGTTGCTCCTAAAGGAACTGTTGATGTTCATGATATGTTGTTTAAGACTGCTGATTACTTGACTAGAGGTGGTGAGACTGGAATCTTCTCCCCGATGCATATGATTCTCTGTAGAAAACCAGAGAAAGCTTCTGAATGA